A window of the Citrus sinensis cultivar Valencia sweet orange chromosome 9, DVS_A1.0, whole genome shotgun sequence genome harbors these coding sequences:
- the LOC102608802 gene encoding alpha-aminoadipic semialdehyde synthase-like isoform X1: MLGNGVVGILAETSNKWERRAPLTPSHCSRLLLAGRQKSGVARILVQPSTKRVFNDAQYEEAGCEITSDLSECGLILGIKKPKLEMILPDRAYAFFSHTHKAQPENMALLDKILAQRVSLFDYELVEGNQGKRRLIAFGKFAGRAAIIDLLKGLGQRYLNLGYSTPFLTLGAAYMYPSLAAAKAAIISVGEEIATEGLPSGICPLVFVFTGSGHASIAAQEIFKLLPHTFVDPSRLPELFEKAGDSSQSTCSSSTKRVFQVYGCVVTSENMVEPKDSSRAFDKNDYYEHPEQYNPIFHEKIAPYASAIINCIYWEKQFPRLLSTQQLRDLAQKGCPLVGISDLTCDMEGSIEILNQTTTIDSPFFRYDPKNDSYHHDMEGDGIICSVVDNLPTEFPKEASQHFGGLLSQFIGSLASVADIAKLPGNLRRACIAHGGALTSLYEYILTMRNSG, translated from the exons ATGCTTGGTAATGGAGTTGTTGGGATATTGGCTGAGACTTCGAATAAGTGGGAAAGAAGGGCACCTCTAACTCCATCACATTGTAGTCGACTTCTACTCGCCGGCAGACAAAAATCTGGAGTTGCCCGCATACTGGTGCAGCCATCAACAAAGCGTGTATTCAATGATGCACAGTATGAGGAAGCTGGATGTGAAATCACAAGTGACTTATCCGAATGTGGCCTTATATTAGGCATCAAGAAACCGAAA CTGGAGATGATTCTTCCGGATAGAGCTTATGCGTTTTTTTCCCATACTCACAAGGCTCAGCCTGAAAACATGGCTTTGTTAGATAAG ATTCTAGCTCAAAGGGTTTCGCTGTTTGATTATGAGCTTGTTGAGGGAAACCAAGGGAAGAGAAGGTTGATTGCTTTTGGAAAGTTTGCTGGTAGAGCTGCCATAATTGACTTGTTGAAAGGATTAGGCCAGC GGTATCTGAATCTTGGATACTCGACGCCTTTCCTCACTCTGGGGGCAGCTTACATGTACCCTTCACTTGCTGCTGCCAAAGCTGCGATAATTTCTGTGGGTGAAGAGATTGCAACTGAGGGACTACCATCAGGAATCTGTCCTCTAGTCTTTGTTTTCACTGGTTCTGGACACG CTTCTATTGCTGCACAAGAGATATTTAAGCTTCTTCCGCATACTTTTGTTGATCCAAGCAGACTTCCAGAACTGTTTGAGAAG GCCGGGGATTCCTCTCAATCAACATGTTCAAGTTCAACAAAAAGAGTCTTCCAAGTTTACGGATGTGTAGTAACCAGTGAAAACATGGTTGAACCCAAAGATTCTTCAAGAGCATTCGACAAA aATGATTATTATGAGCATCCGGAACAGTATAATCCCATCTTTCACGAGAAAATAGCCCCATATGCATCTGCTATCA TCAATTGCATTTACTGGGAGAAACAATTTCCTCGGTTGTTGAGCACCCAGCAGCTTCGAGATCTAGCACAAAAGGGATGTCCACTAGTTGGAATCTCTGATTTAACTTGTGATATGGAAGGCTCCATTGAGATTCTCAACCAAACTACAACAATCGACTCACCTTTCTTCAG ATATGATCCCAAAAATGATTCATATCATCATGACATGGAGGGGGATGGTATAATATGTTCAGTTGTTGACAATCTTCCAACAGAATTTCCAAAAGAG GCATCCCAACATTTTGGAGGACTCCTGTCCCAATTCATTGGCAGTTTGGCTTCAGTTGCCGACATTGCAAAATTACCTGGAAATCTAAGAAGAGCTTGCATAGCTCATGGAGGAGCGCTGACATCCTTATATGAATATATTCTAACTATGCGGAATTCCGGTTAG
- the PME4 gene encoding putative thermostable pectinesterase (The RefSeq protein has 7 substitutions and aligns at 99% coverage compared to this genomic sequence), protein MPYARYLSTLLHKGPTATASQSYEFKRLGQSSSYSIYMLHPCFNLITRNQALSTKIFTTMAQPRKLFLALFAVVLVVTAVVTIIATRKNNSSNTNDEHIAAHAHAYAQPVIRSSCSATLYPELCFSALSAAPAAAVSKVNSPKDVIRLSLNLTITAVQHNYFAIKKLITTRKSTLTKREKTSLHDCLEMVDETLDELYKTEHELQGYPAAANNKSIAEQADELKILVSAAMTNQETCLDGFSHERADKKIREELMEGQMHVFHMCSNALAMIKNMTDGDIGKDIVDHYSKARRLDDETKWPEWLSAGDRRLLQATTVVPDVTVAADGSGNYLTVAAAVAAAPEGSSRRYIIRIKAGEYRENVEVPKKKINLMFIGDGRTTTIITGSRNVVDGSTTFNSATVAVVGDGFLARDITFQNTAGPSKHQAVALRVGSDLSAFYRCDMLAYQDTLYVHSLRQFYTSCIIAGTVDFIFGNAAAVFQNCDIHARRPNPNQRNMVTAQGRDDPNQNTGIVIQKCRIGATSDLLAVKGSFETYLGRPWKRYSRTVVMQSDISDVINPAGWYEWSGNFALDTLFYAEYQNTGAGADTSNRVKWSTFKVITSAAEAQTYTAANFIAGSTWLGSTGFPFSLGL, encoded by the exons TATGCTCGGTACCTATCCACTCTACTTCATAAAGGCCCCACTGCAACTGCATTACAATCATACGTGTTCAAGCGACTCGGTCAGTCCTCCTCTTACTCTATATACATGCTCCATCCATGTTTCAACTTAATCACACGAAACCAAgccttatcaacaaaaatCTTTACCACAATGGCACAACCCAGAAAGCTTTTCTTGGCTCTCTTTGCATTAGTCCTCGTAGTCACTGCCGTTGTCACTATAATAGCCACCAGAAAGAACAACtctagcaacacaaatgatgAGCACATTGCGGCTCATGCTCATGCTTACGCTCACCCAGTTATCAGATCTTCCTGCAGTGCCACATTGTACCCAGAGCTATGCTTCTCAGCACTCTCCGCAGCTCCAGCTGCTGCAGTGTCAAAAGTGAACAGCCCAAAAGATGTGATACGACTGTCGCTCAACCTCACCATCACTGCAGTTCAACACAACTACTTCGCCATCAAGAAACTCATCACCACTCGCAAGAGCACGCTCACGAAGCGTGAGAAGACTTCACTACACGACTGTCTCGAAATGGTCGATGAAACTCTCGACGAGCTTTACAAAACTGAACATGAGCTTCAGGGTTATCCTGCAGCAGCTAATAACAAGTCGATAGCTGAACAAGCTGATGAGTTAAAGATCCTTGTGAGTGCTGCAATGACTAATCAAGAAACTTGCCTTGATGGGTTCTCCCACGAGCGCGCTGATAAAAAGATCCGTGAAGAATTAATGGAGGGTCAAATGCACGTGTTTCACATGTGCAGCAATGCCTTGGCAATGATCAAGAACATGACTGATGGTGATATAGGCAAAGACATTGTTGATCATTACTCTAAAGCCCGGCGTCTTGATGATGAAACGAAATGGCCTGAGTGGTTATCAGCTGGGGACAGGAGGCTGCTGCAGGCGACAACGGTGGTACCTGATGTTACCGTGGCGGCTGATGGAAGCGGTAACTACCTGACTGTGGCCGCGGCGGTGGCGGCTGCACCGGAGGGGAGTAGTCGGAGGTACATTATAAGGATTAAAGCTGGGGAGTACAGAGAAAATGTGGAGGTGccgaagaagaaaattaatcttatGTTTATTGGAGATGGGAGGAGTACTACAATAATCACCGGTAGCAGGAATGTGGTTGATGGCAGTACTACATTCAACTCTGCAACTGTTG CTGTGGTAGGGGACGGATTCTTGGCCAGAGACATAACATTTCAAAACACGGCGGGACCGTCAAAACATCAAGCCGTGGCACTGAGAGTAGGATCAGATTTATCAGCATTCTATAGGTGTGACATGCTAGCATACCAAGACACTCTCTATGTACACTCACTTCGCCAATTTTATACCAGCTGCATTATAGCAGGCACAGTGGACTTCATTTTCGGAAATGCAGCAGCTGTGTTGCAAAACTGTGACATCCATGCTCGCCGCCCCAATCCAAACCAAAGGAACATGGTCACGGCACAAGGCCGCGACGACCCGAATCAGAACACAGGCATAGTGATACAAAAATGCAGGATTGGTGCAACATCAGATTTACTTGCTGTAAAGGGCAGCTTTGAGACATATTTAGGCAGGCCATGGAAGCGGTACTCGAGGACTGTTGTGATGCAATCTGATATAAGTGATGTTATTAACCCAGCTGGGTGGTATGAATGGAGTGGGAATTTTGCATTGGACACATTGTTTTATGCAGAGTATCAAAACACAGGTGCTGGTGCTGACACATCGAATAGGGTGAAATGGAGCACATTCAAGGTGATTACTAATGCAGCTGAGGCTCAAACTTATACAGCTGCGAATTTTATTGCAGGGAGTACTTGGCTTGGCTCCACTGGGTTTCCTTTCTCTCTTGGTCTGTGA
- the LOC102608802 gene encoding alpha-aminoadipic semialdehyde synthase-like isoform X2 produces MLGNGVVGILAETSNKWERRAPLTPSHCSRLLLAGRQKSGVARILVQPSTKRVFNDAQYEEAGCEITSDLSECGLILGIKKPKLEMILPDRAYAFFSHTHKAQPENMALLDKILAQRVSLFDYELVEGNQGKRRLIAFGKFAGRAAIIDLLKGLGQRYLNLGYSTPFLTLGAAYMYPSLAAAKAAIISVGEEIATEGLPSASIAAQEIFKLLPHTFVDPSRLPELFEKAGDSSQSTCSSSTKRVFQVYGCVVTSENMVEPKDSSRAFDKNDYYEHPEQYNPIFHEKIAPYASAIINCIYWEKQFPRLLSTQQLRDLAQKGCPLVGISDLTCDMEGSIEILNQTTTIDSPFFRYDPKNDSYHHDMEGDGIICSVVDNLPTEFPKEASQHFGGLLSQFIGSLASVADIAKLPGNLRRACIAHGGALTSLYEYILTMRNSG; encoded by the exons ATGCTTGGTAATGGAGTTGTTGGGATATTGGCTGAGACTTCGAATAAGTGGGAAAGAAGGGCACCTCTAACTCCATCACATTGTAGTCGACTTCTACTCGCCGGCAGACAAAAATCTGGAGTTGCCCGCATACTGGTGCAGCCATCAACAAAGCGTGTATTCAATGATGCACAGTATGAGGAAGCTGGATGTGAAATCACAAGTGACTTATCCGAATGTGGCCTTATATTAGGCATCAAGAAACCGAAA CTGGAGATGATTCTTCCGGATAGAGCTTATGCGTTTTTTTCCCATACTCACAAGGCTCAGCCTGAAAACATGGCTTTGTTAGATAAG ATTCTAGCTCAAAGGGTTTCGCTGTTTGATTATGAGCTTGTTGAGGGAAACCAAGGGAAGAGAAGGTTGATTGCTTTTGGAAAGTTTGCTGGTAGAGCTGCCATAATTGACTTGTTGAAAGGATTAGGCCAGC GGTATCTGAATCTTGGATACTCGACGCCTTTCCTCACTCTGGGGGCAGCTTACATGTACCCTTCACTTGCTGCTGCCAAAGCTGCGATAATTTCTGTGGGTGAAGAGATTGCAACTGAGGGACTACCA tcagCTTCTATTGCTGCACAAGAGATATTTAAGCTTCTTCCGCATACTTTTGTTGATCCAAGCAGACTTCCAGAACTGTTTGAGAAG GCCGGGGATTCCTCTCAATCAACATGTTCAAGTTCAACAAAAAGAGTCTTCCAAGTTTACGGATGTGTAGTAACCAGTGAAAACATGGTTGAACCCAAAGATTCTTCAAGAGCATTCGACAAA aATGATTATTATGAGCATCCGGAACAGTATAATCCCATCTTTCACGAGAAAATAGCCCCATATGCATCTGCTATCA TCAATTGCATTTACTGGGAGAAACAATTTCCTCGGTTGTTGAGCACCCAGCAGCTTCGAGATCTAGCACAAAAGGGATGTCCACTAGTTGGAATCTCTGATTTAACTTGTGATATGGAAGGCTCCATTGAGATTCTCAACCAAACTACAACAATCGACTCACCTTTCTTCAG ATATGATCCCAAAAATGATTCATATCATCATGACATGGAGGGGGATGGTATAATATGTTCAGTTGTTGACAATCTTCCAACAGAATTTCCAAAAGAG GCATCCCAACATTTTGGAGGACTCCTGTCCCAATTCATTGGCAGTTTGGCTTCAGTTGCCGACATTGCAAAATTACCTGGAAATCTAAGAAGAGCTTGCATAGCTCATGGAGGAGCGCTGACATCCTTATATGAATATATTCTAACTATGCGGAATTCCGGTTAG